In Moorena sp. SIOASIH, the following proteins share a genomic window:
- a CDS encoding transposase — translation MYRTIPVRASFTDEEKAFWIFQCEQANSLINSAIYYTRQAHYSRLEQLEDAFTTYWRGDELRYGWKIYNCNMTYPELCKALKESLNYKAMAAQSAQQTLKTVAESVNSYNKLVNLYYKGKGNRPKLIRYRKKGGLAAVTFPRQALNYKDGWFDPSISRETKAHLLTEITLQIPDFIDSDWVKEVTIRPYLGELWIDWVIDDNKEPISNNRNLDYNQAWSFDHGGTNWLTGVSTRGKSLIIDGRKLKSMNQGYARLVGKYKTGKPDLYWDSNLDRVQRKRNNQMRDAINKAARFIINRCLIDRIGNLIIGWNERQKDSSNMGKRGNQNFVAIPTKRLINRLEQLCPEYGIKLTITEESYTSIASYLDDDSLPKHGEKPAGWTPSGKRVRRGMYKTSIGHLVNADCNGSANIARKVARQLEINLTKLGREALTLPHRYDIFKSLKRSYRTRSEKARFQPAL, via the coding sequence TTGTACAGAACAATCCCAGTCAGAGCATCATTTACTGACGAAGAAAAAGCGTTTTGGATTTTTCAATGTGAACAAGCCAATAGCTTGATCAACTCAGCAATTTATTACACCAGACAAGCTCATTACAGTAGGCTTGAGCAGCTAGAGGATGCATTTACCACTTATTGGCGTGGTGATGAATTACGTTACGGTTGGAAAATATACAATTGTAACATGACTTATCCAGAGCTTTGCAAAGCTCTCAAGGAAAGCCTAAATTACAAAGCAATGGCTGCACAGTCAGCGCAACAAACACTAAAAACAGTAGCTGAGTCAGTCAACAGTTATAACAAGTTAGTTAACCTTTATTATAAAGGGAAGGGAAACAGACCAAAATTAATCAGATATCGTAAGAAAGGAGGATTAGCAGCAGTAACTTTTCCTCGTCAAGCACTTAATTACAAAGATGGTTGGTTTGATCCGTCAATCAGTCGTGAAACCAAGGCTCATCTCCTGACTGAGATAACACTACAAATCCCTGATTTCATTGACTCGGATTGGGTTAAAGAGGTAACAATACGCCCTTACCTGGGTGAGCTATGGATTGATTGGGTAATTGATGACAACAAAGAGCCAATATCCAATAATCGCAACCTTGACTACAATCAAGCCTGGAGTTTTGATCATGGTGGAACAAACTGGCTAACTGGGGTTTCAACTCGTGGAAAAAGTCTGATCATTGATGGTCGAAAACTTAAGTCTATGAATCAGGGTTACGCCAGATTAGTCGGCAAGTATAAAACTGGAAAACCAGATTTATACTGGGACTCTAATCTAGATCGGGTACAACGAAAGCGTAACAATCAGATGCGAGATGCGATCAACAAGGCAGCCAGGTTTATTATAAACCGATGTCTTATTGATCGGATTGGAAATCTAATTATTGGTTGGAATGAGCGCCAAAAAGATTCATCAAATATGGGGAAGCGGGGTAACCAGAACTTTGTAGCTATCCCAACCAAAAGATTAATCAACAGACTCGAACAACTTTGCCCCGAGTATGGCATTAAACTAACAATCACTGAAGAGTCTTATACAAGCATTGCGTCTTACTTAGATGACGACAGCCTCCCAAAACATGGTGAAAAACCCGCAGGATGGACACCGTCAGGTAAGAGAGTCAGACGTGGAATGTACAAGACATCAATTGGTCACCTGGTTAATGCAGATTGTAATGGCTCTGCCAATATTGCCAGAAAAGTAGCCAGACAGTTAGAGATTAATCTGACCAAGCTGGGTAGGGAAGCATTGACACTTCCACACCGATATGACATTTTCAAGTCTCTGAAAAGATCATATCGAACAAGAAGCGAAAAGGCACGGTTTCAACCTGCCTTGTAG